From one Magnolia sinica isolate HGM2019 chromosome 18, MsV1, whole genome shotgun sequence genomic stretch:
- the LOC131233313 gene encoding uncharacterized protein LOC131233313, which translates to MKEEHCPHPHHQHPRRLLHLIFSPKLFTKATVYILLLTLSYAFGFFSASTALTKPSPDFKTPRRPDNSDSLNPNHDLFRFNTRCADPVPSKFVRQTILDRVYNGTSPFDGFPPPHAAPLLREKRIKGWGSTGAVFENLIRKVQPRTIVEVGTFLGASAIHMAELTRRLGLKTQILCVDDFRGWPGFRGRFRDLKMVNGDVTLMYQFMQNVAHVNATEIVLHVPHSSASALAKMCEWGVYADLIEVDAGHYFHSAWADINRAYAILRPGGVLFGHDYFTAEDNRGVRRAVNLFAKAKGLRVEIDGEHWVIASR; encoded by the coding sequence ATGAAAGAAGAACACTGCCCTCATCCCCATCATCAGCATCCAAGAAGGCTCCTTCACCTCATCTTCTCCCCTAAGCTATTCACCAAAGCAACGGTGTATATCCTCCTCCTCACCCTCTCCTACGCCTTCGGCTTCTTCTCCGCTTCCACTGCCCTAACCAAACCCTCTCCTGATTTCAAAACCCCCCGCAGACCCGACAATTCCGACTCTCTGAACCCGAACCACGACCTCTTCCGGTTCAACACCCGGTGCGCAGACCCGGTCCCGTCCAAGTTCGTCCGTCAGACGATCCTCGACCGGGTCTATAACGGCACGTCCCCGTTCGATGGCTTCCCACCTCCGCATGCCGCCCCCCTCCTTCGTGAGAAGCGGATCAAGGGATGGGGCTCGACCGGCGCCGTCTTCGAGAACCTTATCCGGAAGGTGCAGCCGCGGACGATCGTTGAGGTCGGCACCTTCCTGGGTGCGTCGGCGATCCACATGGCCGAATTGACCCGCCGACTCGGTCTGAAGACTCAGATCCTCTGTGTCGACGACTTCCGCGGCTGGCCCGGTTTTCGCGGCAGATTTCGGGACTTGAAGATGGTGAACGGGGATGTAACGCTCATGTACCAGTTCATGCAGAACGTGGCGCACGTTAACGCGACGGAGATTGTGCTGCACGTGCCGCACTCGAGCGCGTCGGCCCTGGCCAAGATGTGTGAGTGGGGCGTGTATGCCGACCTGATCGAGGTGGACGCGGGCCACTATTTCCACTCAGCGTGGGCAGATATCAACCGTGCATATGCAATCTTGAGGCCCGGCGGGGTGTTGTTCGGCCACGATTACTTCACCGCGGAGGATAATAGAGGCGTGCGCCGGGCGGTCAATCTGTTTGCTAAGGCCAAGGGGTTGAGGGTAGAAATTGACGGAGAGCATTGGGTCATCGCTTCGCGTTAG